In the Pelmatolapia mariae isolate MD_Pm_ZW linkage group LG10_11, Pm_UMD_F_2, whole genome shotgun sequence genome, cCAAGAAACAATGTCAAAAGAAAAGGTAATCTGGAGGCATTAATGGTCCATACCACCTGGTGAATCTTCAGGAGCTGGATCGGTAGATGGGGCTGGTGCTGAAGGGGCTTCAGTTTCTGTAGGGGTGGGCTCAACCACAGGAGCCTCCACTGCTGCTACACTGTCTGCAGTGGTCTCTTGGGTGACACAGGCTGGTGGAGCTTCTGAGGCTACCTCAGAAAGGGTTTCTGaagcagctggagcaggagcTGGAACCTCTGCATCCTGGACCGGCTCAGTAGCAGCAGGTTCAACTCCTGAAGCTGGAGCATGGGCATCCTCTGTGGTGCTGGGTGCCTCTGCTGGAGCAGGAGCTGGAGTAGGGTCTGTCAGCTCCTCGGCAGCAGGCTGTGGCTcaactttggtctcatctgtgaCAGAAGATAACGCTGGCATCTCTGGGATAGTTGCAGTAGCAATCTCTGTGTCTATTACCGGCTCTGCAGCTTCAATAGGCACCGAGGGTTCAGCAGGTGGTGCAGCTTCAGTTGGTTCTGAAATTTCAGCTGGTGCTGAAGACTCAGCCAGTGTTTCTGTTAAAGCTTCGCTTGGTGCAGGTAAAGCAGCCTCTGGTTCAGAATTGTCAGCTGAAGCCTGCGCAGGTGCAGCCACTTCAGCAGGGGCCCCCACAGCCTCAGCTGAAGCCTCTTCCGCAATAACTGGGTTCACAGTTGGCTCAGATATAACCGGTTCAGCGACAGGCACTGCGACCACCTCCTCAGTGATGGCAGAGGCCTCTGCCTGCACCGTTTCAGCTGATGATTCAACAGCAGGGGCCTCTTTTGCAGTCTCAACAGGAGCTTCAACCTCAGGAGGGGCTTCTGCCTCTACAGTTTCTACAGGGGCGGCTTCTTCAACCGGGGGTAGTGCCTCAACAATTGCTATAGCAGTCTCAGGCTCAGCAGGAGCAGAAGCAGCAGCCTCTGGCGCTGTCTCTTCAGTAGCAGTAGGTTCTTCCTTTACCTCAGAAGCAGCTAGAAGGTCCTCCCCAGAGCCAAGGTCTTCTTGGGCCTCCAGGGCCACTAACACGGCCTCAGCTTCATCATCAGCACCCCTCTGAAGATCATCGGGTAACGCAGTCTGCACAGGAAGCTGCATCTGGTCCTCGATGGTTTGAGGATCTTCTGCAATGATGCCGTTTTTGACTGCTGTCAATGCAGAGATGACAAATGAAGAACTCAGTTAAGACTTATGACTGACACAAGTTCAGCATTGATCAGCAGGCTCAGCTAATGATAATCACTGAATTCATGACAATACTAAATAACAAAAGAAGGATTGTAGAAGGTTCTTCAGGTAGTTACGTGTTTAATGGTTCTTTCCCAGTTGTTTTATTCccacacaaaaaatgtattGTAAATGTATTGCATCTTTATGTGCATGTGGACCactaaaactgtaaaaaacccTAAACCTATCAATAGAGCAAAACTTTTAAATCAAGTTAACATGAAACGCAGGGGAAAGGAAATTAGCAATAAGGGGCACACAGAATGCGTGCTGAGGAAAACTTCCTTTCATTTCCGTAGTTGAGAATATGACTTATTGGAGCTCGTGTTTGTCTAGAGCCCTGAGGACACGCACTCTCAGAGGAAGAACAATACACGCGATGATGGCTTGCTGAATTTAAAGAGATGTCTCTACCTTTAGTCTCCCTCCCCAGTCTCTGCTCTTCCACACACTGTGGGTGTGAACAGGCTGCAGTATGCAACAATACTGGGCTTGAATACTTGGACTCAAATATCAAAAACGTCAATGCACATCTCAGTTACAGGACTCACAGAAGCCTAACAGCTTTCGCCCTGTCTTATTTCACAGCTAAAACATGAAAAGGATATTGTTCACAAGCAGAAGGGTTCAGTTAGCTGAATGGGTGGATAGTTTGGACGCTGCAGCTTCCTGATTTTATTTGTCTGTCAGAAGCACAAAAAGGGCTGAGAGTGATGGGTGGAAGGGAATGTGACGGCCTGGCAACTTGAATGAAAATGAGCCAGTGGAAGAACACGCAATGCATAGAGGTGTTTATGTGAGCTCAGTGTTGTTATTAACATGGTGACTGAGGGAATAGTGTAAAACTGCATAAGAGTAAAGGtgttttcagatatttttatcGGTTTTCCACCAGGTCCTACTGTTTAATCAATGGCACCCACTATCAACAGAGACTAGAAAGCTGTTGTCCGGACAATAACCGAGAACTTGTGTTAAAAAATATgcgaatgtgtgtgtttgggttgaGACAGACACAGCCACTCCAGGCATGGATGACTTGTGTGTCAACATGATTTCACAGCCAAAGATGACAGAGATCCCAGTCAAAACAGTGCCATtagagggaggagggggaggggggcacACAGACCAGGGGCCCAGACTGGGGATGGGACCATTGGTGGCTTGGATGGTACACAGCTGGTTTGTCAGACAGACCGTATACTGTACGATTTAAAACCTCCACCCATTCAGACACATTTAGAAAAAGCCCGCCCAGGCAAGGAGTACAATAACTGGTTTTCTTGGCAGAATGATGTAAGAGCCTGGAAAAGAGACCCATGCTTTTCCAGGTGACTCAAGCTGGTTGGCAGGAGAGACAATACTGTGACACAAGAGTGGTGCAGTGGCACTGGGGAAATGGAACACCTCACAAAAAGAAactgtggcaggcaggaatACGTTTAGAACATTTCAGGTTACTTCCTCAAAAGCGAGATTACATCTTTCGACTGCTGTCACACTCTCTAACAAGGCCCGTGTGTGTcctgctgcgtgtgtgtatgtggggaATGTCAGTGATAACATGCTGTACATGCAGCTGTGCCTGGCATGACCAAGACATGTGTCACAAAGTTGTACGGAGCCGTGAATGAACAATCATGGGCTGTGTCAGGCCATTTGATGGGTTTCTGCACAGGCTTGAATACGgagcacatatactgtatgcaAAACCTGTCAAACCATGGCAATTACCCAGAGAGCAGGACTGCATGTTTTGGATGCAAAACTTTTTAAGAGCTCTGCTGTGCGGTTCCACAAAAAGGAATATCAGAACATCAGTGTCCAGGCTTGTAAAAGAGCAACTTTCAGACACTCCTTAATTATAACTGaagtgttgcatgttttgataAAGGAAATTTTAAAACATCAAGCAATCATatctgtttgattttatttctttaaactaCTGTTTGAAATATCATTTAAAGATCCCACTACAGTACAAAACTGTCTGGATTTGCCTTAGGCTGCAAATAGGCCCCTAAACACTCCCAGCTGGCTTTCACACAGCGATATGCTTTAAGAGCTGCACTCAACCCCCGACGGGTTCAAGCAAATCTAAACACTGAATTATCTTTAGGGAATGCTTTTTGAGAATTTCTCAAAATTTCTCAGGTCACATTTCAACAATAAAACATAGTGATGTTCACTGTTTTGTCCTGATACATTCAACCATCATTCTGATGAGTtaaaaattattaaatgaaaaaagaaatattaccAACCACTTATGGGTTTGATAAAGTGGATAAGCGTGAATGTTTCTTCCATGAGGTTCTAAAGTATGCTGCCTAGCAGAGTATAAGTGAGAAAGCACACCATGTACTAGAGCAACCAGCAGCAGCACCCCTGAGCAAGACCTGACTGAGTAAAGTAACAGAGCCTTGGAGCAACCACTGTATACATTTTATGAAATGCATACATACTCATGATCACTACTTACCCACTGTGTCTCCATTGCTCTCCTCAGGCTTTGTGCCTGGTCTTTTTTCTTGATCAACGGTCTGTGCACTGGATGAGGAGCACCCCatgtttggggggaaaaaatgggtTGAGATGAATCAAAAACTTGGAATAGGAGCAAGCAAACACGAGTCTCAGGGCTTTCTGTTTTCAGAGACTGTTTGGCAGTGAAAACGTGGAACGCTGAACTCTCTCCAGTTCCTAAGAGTAACTGAGCACCATTATATCcccttgtctgtctgtgtgttcatGCATGGCCTGCTGCCCTCTTGCCCCAGACAACGATGTGTTATGACCATGCAGCTAGGCAATGCAGGCAATACTGCTGAATGCTCCCTGACTGCCTCCTGCTCACAGTCACACTATTCatacaggaggaggaggcaacATGTGCATgaaatgtgtgtgcgtgtcctcCCCTCTATAGGAGTGCCCCCTCTGGATGAAATCCACCACCTTGTGGTCATGTTTATAATAGCAAATTCTTAATAAGTagatatttttttagttttatcgTTGTAATTATTTTTAGTCAGCAAAACCagcaaaagtttaaaaatgctgaatgaatccattgctttcttttttacttttagtcAAAAGTTTAAGTGCCATAGATGACTTGAAGACCGCTTAGAATCGTTTATGGtgaaaatatcatttttaaaaagccaaaattatgaagtgtaaaatgtttatttgtcaGTCTTCTGTACAAAGAGTTAATTATGCGATATTCCATTACATAACATTAACAATACTTCAGAAGTAATACACTGTATTTTTAGAAGAGCTTATAAATATCTTCAGTAGGAAGAGCTGCATTTGCATATGTTCCATCGTAGCTTGTTGAGCAGGATTAAAGGGATCCTGGAGAT is a window encoding:
- the LOC134635950 gene encoding fibrous sheath CABYR-binding protein-like isoform X1 codes for the protein MGCSSSSAQTVDQEKRPGTKPEESNGDTVAVKNGIIAEDPQTIEDQMQLPVQTALPDDLQRGADDEAEAVLVALEAQEDLGSGEDLLAASEVKEEPTATEETAPEAAASAPAEPETAIAIVEALPPVEEAAPVETVEAEAPPEVEAPVETAKEAPAVESSAETVQAEASAITEEVVAVPVAEPVISEPTVNPVIAEEASAEAVGAPAEVAAPAQASADNSEPEAALPAPSEALTETLAESSAPAEISEPTEAAPPAEPSVPIEAAEPVIDTEIATATIPEMPALSSVTDETKVEPQPAAEELTDPTPAPAPAEAPSTTEDAHAPASGVEPAATEPVQDAEVPAPAPAASETLSEVASEAPPACVTQETTADSVAAVEAPVVEPTPTETEAPSAPAPSTDPAPEDSPGVESASEASQDTEGEKAKKED
- the LOC134635950 gene encoding skin secretory protein xP2-like isoform X2, which gives rise to MGCSSSSAQTVDQEKRPGTKPEESNGDTVAVKNGIIAEDPQTIEDQMQLPVQTALPDDLQRGADDEAEAVLVALEAQEDLGSGEDLLAASEVKEEPTATEETAPEAAASAPAEPETAIAIVEALPPVEEAAPVETVEAEAPPEVEAPVETAKEAPAVESSAETVQAEASAITEEVVAVPVAEPVISEPTVNPVIAEEASAEAVGAPAEVAAPAQASADNSEPEAALPAPSEALTETLAESSAPAEISEPTEAAPPAEPSVPIEAAEPVIDTEIATATIPEMPALSSVTDETKVEPQPAAEELTDPTPAPAPAEAPSTTEDAHAPASGVEPAATEPVQDAEVPAPAPAASETLSEVASEAPPACVTQETTADSVAAVEAPVVEPTPTETEAPSAPAPSTDPAPEDSPVESASEASQDTEGEKAKKED